A genomic stretch from Ureibacillus composti includes:
- the folD gene encoding bifunctional methylenetetrahydrofolate dehydrogenase/methenyltetrahydrofolate cyclohydrolase FolD, translated as MASGIINGKEIGQEIRKSVEQRVTHLKEQGITPGLAVILVGENPASQTYVRNKQKSCEAIGIFSELIKLPAEVTENELLEQIRSLNSREDIHGILVQLPLPKHINEDEVIATISPEKDVDGFSPVSVGKMMLGQETFLPCTPFGVMKLLEYTGIEVAGKHAVVVGRSHIVGKPMGQLLLQKDATVTYTHSKTKDLPSITKQADILIAAVGRPNFITKEHIKEGAVVIDVGINRDENNKLIGDVNYSDVDGTASYITPVPGGVGPMTITMLLFNTVQSAEKALTKAQAK; from the coding sequence ATGGCAAGTGGAATTATTAACGGAAAAGAAATTGGTCAAGAAATTAGAAAATCAGTTGAACAAAGAGTAACACATTTAAAAGAACAAGGTATTACTCCTGGACTAGCAGTAATTCTTGTTGGTGAAAATCCAGCTTCACAAACTTATGTTAGAAATAAACAAAAATCATGTGAAGCAATTGGAATTTTTTCTGAGTTAATAAAGTTACCTGCTGAAGTTACTGAAAATGAATTATTAGAACAAATCCGTTCATTAAATAGTCGTGAAGATATCCATGGGATCTTAGTTCAACTTCCTCTACCAAAACATATCAATGAAGACGAAGTTATAGCTACAATTTCACCAGAAAAAGATGTGGATGGCTTCTCGCCAGTAAGTGTAGGGAAAATGATGTTGGGTCAAGAGACATTCTTACCTTGTACTCCTTTTGGTGTAATGAAACTGTTAGAGTATACAGGAATCGAAGTTGCTGGAAAACATGCGGTAGTTGTAGGGCGCAGTCATATTGTTGGAAAGCCAATGGGACAACTACTACTTCAAAAAGATGCAACTGTTACATATACGCATTCAAAAACAAAAGATCTACCAAGTATTACTAAACAGGCAGATATTCTAATTGCTGCAGTTGGACGCCCTAATTTTATTACAAAAGAACATATAAAAGAAGGCGCTGTAGTTATTGATGTTGGTATTAATCGTGATGAAAACAATAAGTTGATTGGTGATGTAAACTATTCAGATGTTGATGGTACTGCATCATACATAACTCCAGTCCCTGGCGGAGTAGGTCCTATGACAATTACGATGCTACTATTCAACACAGTACAATCTGCAGAGAAAGCATTAACTAAAGCTCAAGCTAAATAA
- a CDS encoding efflux RND transporter periplasmic adaptor subunit: protein MNHKVEYKIGVLFVSTLLLLTGCSGSKSTESAFNDEAVVSVEVEHAKKELVATGNVYSGVIQPKEEVTIVPKFAGKVVEMELEVGDVVKKGDVLLKLDDKDLQNALKQAVAAESAATANVKSTAASVESGVVQSESGVVQAKGNMVQAETSMIQAENGVTQAQNAVTKAKNAIEDNNVALEKAESILNDTKTNFDRMKKLFDQSLVSKVEYEQSELALKSAQSSYESLKIAGKNAQATLENAQKSLEAAKQTYTKTTEGYNTIKEGYANAEKLVSISQSSAAVEASQQALEQAKVAVEIAQSNLGDAVLTSPINGIIASKNINVGERVSAQSTVLTIVDLETVKVLTYIPASEINNIHVGQQVQSQTLSFDSTTVGKVKTISPIDEEGKGYPVEIEIPNPDLLLKSGMLVDLQFIDEDAKEEILVPATAVLDEKGKSFVFVAIGEHPERKEVETIEKIGSKVVVKGGISEDDLIITKNTSILSSDTLITY from the coding sequence ATGAATCATAAAGTAGAATATAAGATAGGAGTTCTTTTTGTCAGTACCTTATTACTACTAACTGGATGTAGCGGTAGCAAAAGCACAGAATCAGCTTTTAACGACGAAGCAGTAGTTTCAGTTGAAGTAGAACATGCAAAAAAAGAACTTGTTGCAACAGGGAATGTTTATTCCGGTGTAATTCAACCTAAAGAAGAGGTAACAATCGTACCAAAATTTGCTGGTAAAGTTGTAGAAATGGAACTTGAAGTAGGGGATGTTGTAAAAAAAGGCGATGTTTTATTAAAGCTTGACGATAAAGATCTACAAAACGCTTTAAAACAAGCAGTTGCTGCTGAATCGGCTGCTACTGCAAATGTGAAATCAACAGCTGCTAGTGTTGAATCGGGAGTAGTTCAATCGGAAAGTGGTGTTGTTCAAGCAAAAGGTAATATGGTTCAAGCAGAAACGAGTATGATTCAGGCTGAAAATGGTGTTACACAAGCGCAAAACGCAGTAACAAAAGCAAAAAACGCTATTGAAGATAATAATGTAGCACTAGAGAAAGCAGAAAGTATTTTAAATGATACGAAAACAAATTTTGACCGAATGAAGAAATTATTCGACCAATCATTAGTTTCCAAAGTTGAGTATGAACAAAGTGAGTTGGCACTTAAATCTGCTCAATCTAGTTATGAGAGTTTAAAAATAGCTGGTAAAAATGCTCAGGCAACATTAGAAAATGCACAAAAATCTCTTGAAGCAGCAAAACAAACTTATACAAAAACAACTGAGGGCTATAACACAATTAAAGAGGGCTATGCAAACGCAGAAAAATTAGTAAGTATTTCCCAAAGTTCGGCAGCGGTCGAAGCAAGCCAACAAGCATTAGAACAGGCAAAAGTAGCAGTTGAAATTGCGCAGAGTAATTTAGGTGATGCAGTTCTAACTTCGCCTATTAATGGTATTATTGCATCTAAGAATATAAATGTTGGTGAAAGAGTGTCAGCCCAAAGTACAGTTTTAACAATTGTTGATTTAGAAACAGTGAAAGTTTTAACTTATATACCTGCAAGTGAAATTAATAACATTCATGTAGGTCAGCAAGTTCAGTCCCAAACATTATCTTTCGACTCAACAACAGTAGGAAAAGTAAAAACAATTAGTCCAATAGATGAGGAAGGAAAAGGATATCCAGTAGAAATTGAAATTCCTAATCCAGATTTACTTTTGAAATCAGGAATGCTAGTAGATTTACAGTTTATTGATGAAGATGCAAAAGAGGAAATACTTGTTCCTGCAACAGCTGTTTTGGATGAAAAAGGAAAATCATTTGTATTTGTTGCGATAGGTGAGCATCCGGAAAGAAAAGAAGTAGAGACGATTGAAAAAATTGGATCAAAGGTTGTAGTAAAAGGTGGAATTAGTGAGGATGATCTCATTATTACTAAAAATACTTCAATTCTTTCGTCAGACACATTAATTACTTATTAA
- the glpK gene encoding glycerol kinase GlpK produces MEKYILSLDQGTTSSRAIVFNKDGHVEHVSQREFKQYFPHAGWVEHNANEIWSSILSVIATVLSEKNIHAEQIAGIGITNQRETTVVWDKNTGEPIYNAIVWQSRQTADLCEQLIKDGYNELVREKTGLLINAYFSATKVKWILDHVEGAKEKALNGELLFGTIDTWVIWKLTEGKVHVTDYSNASRTLLYNIYDLKWDKELLEIFDIPGSMLPEVRPSSEIYGTVSKKHFFGVEVPIAGIAGDQQAALFGQACFEKGMVKNTYGTGCFMLMNTGEKAVPSQNGLLTTIAWGVDGKVEYALEGSIFVAGSAIQWLRDGLRMFRNSDESERYAEKVKSTEGVYVVPAFVGLGTPYWDSEVRGAVFGLTRGTSKEHFIRATLESLAYQTKDVLDAMKVDSGISLKSLRVDGGAVKNNLLMQFQSDLLNVPVERPAINETTALGAAYLAGLAVGFWENKNSIASHWNLDRQFEPKMPNEQRDHLYAGWKKAVYAAQAFK; encoded by the coding sequence ATGGAAAAATATATATTATCACTAGACCAAGGAACAACGAGTTCCCGTGCTATTGTATTTAATAAAGATGGCCATGTAGAGCATGTATCACAACGGGAGTTTAAGCAGTATTTTCCCCATGCTGGTTGGGTAGAGCATAATGCGAATGAAATTTGGAGTTCGATTTTATCTGTCATCGCTACAGTTCTATCAGAAAAGAATATTCATGCAGAACAGATTGCAGGGATTGGTATAACAAATCAACGAGAAACTACAGTTGTTTGGGATAAGAATACTGGTGAACCTATTTATAACGCAATTGTGTGGCAATCACGGCAGACAGCTGATTTGTGTGAACAATTAATTAAGGACGGATATAATGAGTTGGTTCGTGAAAAAACAGGTCTATTAATTAATGCATACTTTTCAGCCACGAAAGTGAAATGGATTTTAGATCATGTTGAAGGTGCAAAAGAAAAAGCATTAAATGGCGAATTATTATTTGGAACAATAGATACTTGGGTTATTTGGAAATTAACAGAAGGCAAGGTTCATGTAACTGACTATTCTAATGCCTCCAGAACGTTACTATACAATATTTATGACCTTAAGTGGGATAAAGAATTACTCGAAATATTCGACATTCCTGGCTCCATGCTCCCTGAAGTACGACCTTCTTCTGAAATATATGGAACAGTTTCCAAAAAGCACTTCTTTGGTGTAGAAGTACCAATTGCAGGTATTGCAGGTGATCAACAAGCAGCACTCTTTGGCCAAGCATGTTTTGAAAAGGGAATGGTGAAAAATACATATGGCACGGGATGCTTTATGTTGATGAATACTGGCGAAAAAGCAGTTCCATCACAAAATGGTCTTTTAACGACAATTGCCTGGGGAGTTGATGGCAAAGTAGAATATGCTCTTGAAGGAAGTATATTTGTTGCAGGGTCAGCCATTCAATGGTTACGAGATGGATTGCGAATGTTCCGAAACTCTGATGAAAGTGAAAGATATGCAGAAAAGGTGAAGAGTACAGAGGGAGTCTATGTTGTACCTGCCTTTGTTGGTTTAGGTACTCCGTATTGGGACAGTGAAGTGCGCGGTGCTGTATTTGGACTAACAAGAGGTACATCTAAAGAACATTTCATACGTGCAACACTCGAATCGTTAGCTTATCAAACTAAGGATGTTTTAGATGCAATGAAAGTAGATTCTGGCATTTCACTTAAATCTTTACGAGTTGATGGAGGTGCAGTAAAAAATAATCTATTAATGCAATTCCAATCAGATCTATTAAATGTTCCCGTAGAAAGACCAGCAATCAATGAAACAACTGCGCTTGGGGCTGCCTATTTAGCAGGTCTTGCAGTAGGTTTTTGGGAAAATAAAAATTCTATTGCATCCCATTGGAACTTGGACCGCCAATTTGAACCCAAAATGCCAAACGAACAACGTGATCATTTGTACGCTGGATGGAAAAAAGCTGTATACGCAGCGCAAGCATTTAAATAA
- a CDS encoding DHA2 family efflux MFS transporter permease subunit has protein sequence MSTTTAVPAPSHDTSSKERWLALIAIIVGAFVAVLNNSLINVAIPSLTTELGSTQSTIQWVLTGYMLASGVIVPIVGFMEERIGYKKFLLVALGVFTLGTVFCAIAWNDTSLIAARVITGLGGGIIGPLSMTVIYKIMPREQISVALSLWGVSAMVAPAIGPTLSGYLIEWFNWRFLFIICVPIGAIAFIAVWVLLKEPKKQQAKPFDALGFFLAATFAGTLLYALSSGQKEGWGSFEIVSLFYISFWSLVFLIYVESNTENPVIDLSLFKNFTFMVSNIISSLVMVGLMGAMFILPLFLQNIQKMTPIDTGLLMMPQAICMAVTMPIAGKLFNKTGPIPLGLIGLTLMATTTYKLAFMTPETMHSWMIPVLMLRGIGTGLCMMPISTAGMNAVAPHLVGKASGLSNLMRSVASSMCIAVFTLIMQQRTALHLQEISGSISIEKAQEAQLIYGSSWSSSLSSIMQVQAASRGMTDVFYIASMTLFICIPLVLILRRKKPEKQITETFNEKGDSNES, from the coding sequence ATGTCGACAACAACTGCTGTTCCCGCTCCTTCACATGATACTTCATCTAAAGAACGTTGGCTTGCATTAATTGCCATAATAGTTGGTGCGTTTGTAGCCGTACTAAATAACAGTTTGATTAATGTGGCTATTCCAAGTTTGACAACTGAATTAGGATCAACGCAATCTACAATTCAATGGGTTCTGACAGGATATATGCTAGCTTCAGGTGTCATTGTTCCAATTGTGGGGTTTATGGAAGAACGAATTGGTTATAAAAAGTTTTTACTTGTCGCTCTAGGCGTTTTTACACTTGGAACAGTGTTTTGTGCTATTGCTTGGAATGATACCTCATTAATTGCTGCGCGTGTTATTACAGGATTAGGTGGAGGAATTATAGGACCACTAAGTATGACAGTGATTTATAAAATAATGCCACGAGAACAAATTTCAGTAGCTTTAAGTTTATGGGGAGTTTCTGCCATGGTAGCTCCAGCGATTGGTCCTACCTTAAGTGGATATTTGATTGAATGGTTTAACTGGCGATTTTTATTTATCATTTGTGTACCGATCGGTGCAATTGCTTTTATCGCTGTTTGGGTATTACTGAAAGAGCCAAAAAAACAACAAGCAAAGCCATTTGATGCGTTAGGCTTTTTCCTTGCCGCAACTTTTGCTGGGACACTTTTATATGCACTTAGTAGTGGGCAAAAAGAAGGTTGGGGATCATTTGAAATAGTATCATTATTTTATATTTCTTTTTGGTCACTCGTTTTTTTAATCTATGTAGAATCAAATACGGAAAATCCCGTCATTGATCTTTCCCTTTTTAAAAATTTCACTTTTATGGTAAGTAACATTATTTCATCACTCGTTATGGTTGGTTTGATGGGAGCTATGTTCATTTTACCTTTGTTCCTTCAAAATATACAAAAAATGACTCCTATTGATACAGGGCTATTAATGATGCCACAGGCGATTTGTATGGCGGTTACAATGCCAATTGCAGGGAAATTATTCAATAAAACAGGGCCAATTCCATTGGGGCTTATTGGATTAACATTAATGGCAACAACTACATATAAATTAGCCTTTATGACGCCTGAGACGATGCATAGTTGGATGATTCCAGTTTTGATGCTCCGTGGTATTGGTACAGGACTTTGTATGATGCCGATTTCTACAGCAGGAATGAATGCGGTCGCTCCGCATTTAGTTGGGAAAGCATCGGGTTTATCCAATTTAATGCGTTCAGTCGCATCATCTATGTGCATTGCCGTATTTACATTAATTATGCAGCAACGGACAGCCCTACATTTACAAGAAATCTCGGGGTCTATTTCAATTGAGAAGGCACAAGAAGCCCAATTAATCTATGGTTCTAGTTGGAGCAGTAGTCTTTCAAGTATTATGCAAGTACAAGCAGCATCAAGAGGAATGACTGATGTATTCTATATAGCTTCTATGACATTATTTATATGCATTCCATTAGTCTTGATTTTAAGAAGAAAGAAACCCGAAAAACAAATTACTGAAACATTTAATGAGAAGGGGGATTCTAATGAATCATAA
- a CDS encoding exodeoxyribonuclease VII small subunit, which yields MSQQQTFAVAMSELEEIVRKLEQGDVPLEEAIDLYKKGMELSQFCHEKLQNAEQQLISIVNENGEKQPFEPTNGEGSL from the coding sequence ATGTCACAACAACAAACTTTTGCAGTTGCAATGTCCGAATTAGAAGAAATCGTACGTAAACTTGAGCAAGGAGATGTTCCTTTAGAGGAAGCCATTGATTTATATAAAAAAGGCATGGAGTTATCACAGTTTTGTCACGAGAAATTACAGAATGCAGAACAACAACTAATTTCAATTGTAAATGAAAATGGTGAAAAACAACCATTTGAACCTACAAACGGAGAGGGATCGCTATAA
- the xseA gene encoding exodeoxyribonuclease VII large subunit: MTTSSYLTVKALTKYIRRKFDADPHLRDVFVKGELSNVKIHSSGHIYFTLKDEAARITAAMFRADAQKLKFKPEEGMMVYIRGYVNVYESAGAYQLYAQTMEPDGVGGLFVAFNQLKEKLQQEGLFNPKFKQPIPLFPKTVGVLTATTGAAIRDICTTISRRFPLAEIVIYPTLVQGQGAASNIAKNIQIANHQANCDVLIVGRGGGSIEDLWAFNEEIVARAIFESRIPIISAVGHETDTTIADFVADLRAPTPTAAAELAVPSQQELFQRIMTSKSQLHQMVTAKINFERSRLKKLQSAYPLATPERLYRPFTEKLVQLDLQIERASKLYLMKKSNDLHKLDASIKLYSPKNALTYYGKQLNQTTNNLTRAVLTALQRNKDTFSSRIRTLEALNPLTIMNRGYTVTYKEEKVVKSITQVSVGDEVSIHFHDGEASATINNTKVEKKGE; this comes from the coding sequence ATGACAACGTCTTCTTATTTAACGGTAAAAGCACTAACAAAATATATTAGAAGAAAGTTCGATGCTGATCCACATTTACGAGATGTTTTTGTAAAGGGTGAACTGTCGAATGTAAAAATACATAGTTCTGGGCATATTTACTTTACCTTAAAAGATGAAGCAGCCCGTATCACTGCAGCAATGTTTAGAGCAGATGCCCAAAAACTTAAATTTAAACCTGAAGAAGGAATGATGGTTTATATTAGGGGGTACGTCAATGTTTATGAATCTGCTGGAGCTTATCAACTATATGCACAAACGATGGAACCTGATGGGGTTGGTGGACTTTTTGTAGCCTTTAATCAATTAAAAGAAAAATTGCAACAAGAGGGTCTTTTTAATCCTAAGTTTAAACAACCGATTCCATTGTTTCCGAAAACAGTAGGTGTTTTAACTGCAACTACTGGTGCAGCAATTCGGGATATTTGCACGACAATTTCCAGACGATTCCCGCTTGCAGAAATTGTCATTTATCCAACTTTAGTACAAGGTCAAGGAGCTGCTTCCAATATTGCAAAAAACATTCAAATTGCAAACCATCAAGCAAATTGTGACGTTTTAATAGTTGGTCGCGGAGGGGGATCTATTGAAGATTTATGGGCCTTTAATGAAGAAATTGTTGCCCGGGCAATTTTTGAAAGTCGTATTCCAATTATCAGTGCAGTAGGACATGAAACAGATACAACAATTGCAGATTTTGTAGCTGATTTACGGGCACCAACTCCAACTGCTGCAGCCGAATTAGCAGTTCCAAGTCAGCAAGAATTATTTCAAAGAATAATGACGAGTAAATCTCAGTTACATCAAATGGTCACTGCCAAAATCAACTTTGAGCGTAGTCGGTTAAAAAAGCTTCAAAGTGCATATCCATTAGCAACACCGGAAAGGCTTTACCGACCTTTTACAGAAAAATTAGTGCAACTTGATTTGCAAATAGAGCGAGCATCCAAGCTTTATTTAATGAAAAAATCAAACGATTTACATAAGCTTGATGCATCAATTAAACTTTATTCACCTAAAAATGCGCTAACTTATTATGGAAAACAGTTAAACCAAACTACAAATAATTTAACAAGAGCAGTTTTAACAGCACTTCAACGTAATAAAGACACATTTTCTTCAAGAATCCGAACGCTTGAGGCACTTAATCCCCTGACGATAATGAACAGAGGATATACTGTAACATATAAAGAGGAAAAAGTAGTTAAATCTATAACACAAGTGTCAGTCGGTGATGAAGTATCAATTCATTTTCATGATGGTGAAGCAAGTGCGACAATTAATAACACGAAAGTAGAAAAGAAAGGGGAGTAG
- a CDS encoding LLM class flavin-dependent oxidoreductase, whose protein sequence is MLPKLSVLDLAPVLEGKDITDSFQNSRALIQHVEKFGYHRYWVAEHHNMQGIASSATAILIGYLAGATSTIRVGAGGIMLPNHAPLVVAEQFGTLESMYPGRIDLGLGRAPGSDMLTARALRRDDRGAYEFDRLVHELREYFEDVERPVIAVPGKGINIPIWLLGSSLYSAQLAGQLGLPYSFASHFSPDLLDDALNTYRRNFKPSTVLDQPYAMMAINAFVAETDDEAEFLASTLFQQFLGMIKGKRGKTQPPRDMTNLWNKQEKNTVLQQLKYTIYGSPETVYRKLVDVIRDRQVDEIIVNSAIYDQEKRRKSYELLANVWKG, encoded by the coding sequence GTGTTACCAAAATTATCTGTATTAGATTTAGCGCCGGTATTAGAAGGAAAAGATATTACAGATTCCTTTCAAAATAGTCGTGCTTTAATACAACATGTTGAAAAATTTGGCTATCACCGATATTGGGTTGCGGAACATCATAATATGCAAGGTATTGCTAGTTCAGCAACAGCTATATTAATTGGTTATTTAGCAGGAGCAACAAGTACGATTCGTGTTGGGGCAGGAGGAATTATGTTACCAAATCATGCACCCCTAGTAGTCGCCGAACAGTTTGGAACTTTAGAATCCATGTATCCGGGTAGAATTGATTTGGGATTAGGACGAGCTCCTGGATCGGATATGTTAACTGCGCGTGCCTTACGTCGTGATGATAGAGGTGCTTATGAGTTCGACCGATTAGTCCATGAACTTCGGGAATACTTTGAAGATGTTGAAAGACCTGTAATAGCAGTGCCAGGAAAAGGAATTAATATACCTATATGGCTATTAGGTTCTAGTTTGTATAGTGCTCAATTGGCAGGACAACTTGGGCTACCATACTCATTCGCAAGCCATTTCTCACCAGATTTATTAGATGATGCACTAAATACCTATAGAAGGAACTTTAAACCTTCTACAGTTTTAGATCAACCATATGCAATGATGGCTATTAATGCATTCGTGGCAGAAACAGATGATGAAGCAGAATTTTTAGCTAGTACACTTTTCCAACAGTTTTTAGGTATGATTAAAGGAAAAAGAGGGAAAACACAACCTCCTAGAGATATGACTAATCTTTGGAATAAGCAGGAAAAGAATACGGTATTACAACAATTAAAATATACGATTTACGGTTCACCCGAAACGGTATACCGAAAGTTAGTTGATGTAATCCGTGACAGACAAGTTGACGAAATCATTGTAAATAGTGCGATTTATGACCAAGAAAAAAGAAGAAAATCTTATGAATTGCTTGCTAATGTTTGGAAAGGTTAA
- the nusB gene encoding transcription antitermination factor NusB has product MKRHEARQKALQVLFQLDNIELTVEEAIGHVLGEEESDSFFEGLVNGTMEKKEEIDAVLAEKLENWSLSRLPKIERTVLRLALYELLYMEETPNRVVLNEAIELCKTFSDEKSSKFVNGVLSKFTE; this is encoded by the coding sequence ATGAAACGACATGAAGCGCGCCAAAAAGCGTTGCAAGTACTGTTTCAATTAGACAACATTGAATTAACTGTCGAAGAAGCAATCGGACACGTATTGGGCGAAGAGGAATCTGATTCATTCTTTGAGGGGTTAGTTAACGGTACTATGGAAAAGAAAGAGGAAATCGATGCAGTACTTGCAGAAAAACTTGAAAATTGGTCACTCAGTCGATTACCAAAAATTGAAAGAACAGTATTACGACTAGCACTTTATGAATTACTTTACATGGAGGAAACTCCAAATCGAGTTGTTCTAAATGAAGCAATTGAGCTTTGCAAAACGTTCAGTGATGAAAAGTCAAGTAAGTTTGTAAACGGTGTGCTATCGAAATTTACAGAGTAA
- the tlp gene encoding small acid-soluble spore protein Tlp: protein MVKNRPNPDNRSDNVEKLQAMVNNTLENIEAAEETAEFAGPEERQKIKAKNERRKQSLNGFREEIKDEASKR, encoded by the coding sequence ATGGTTAAAAATCGTCCAAATCCAGATAATCGTTCTGATAACGTTGAGAAATTACAAGCAATGGTTAACAACACTTTAGAAAACATTGAAGCAGCAGAAGAAACAGCAGAATTCGCAGGTCCAGAAGAACGTCAAAAAATTAAAGCAAAAAATGAAAGACGTAAACAATCATTAAACGGATTTCGTGAGGAAATAAAAGACGAAGCAAGTAAACGTTAA
- a CDS encoding Asp23/Gls24 family envelope stress response protein → MAEKVAKSFVQPTPSGKEELGKIEVAPEVIEVIAGIATTEIEGVAATRGNFASGVAEKFGKKVHSKGVKATITEDGIIIEVYCSVKYGYSIPKVAKEIQSVIRQAIYNMTSIDTSEVNVHITGIQFETTNED, encoded by the coding sequence ATGGCTGAAAAAGTAGCTAAGTCTTTTGTACAACCAACACCTTCCGGGAAAGAAGAGTTAGGAAAAATTGAAGTGGCTCCAGAAGTAATAGAAGTCATTGCAGGTATTGCAACGACAGAAATTGAAGGGGTAGCTGCAACAAGAGGGAATTTTGCCTCAGGAGTAGCTGAAAAGTTCGGTAAAAAAGTTCACTCTAAAGGTGTAAAAGCAACAATTACGGAAGACGGCATCATAATAGAAGTTTATTGTTCAGTAAAATATGGATATTCAATTCCTAAAGTTGCAAAAGAAATTCAATCTGTGATACGCCAAGCAATTTACAATATGACTTCGATTGATACGAGTGAAGTCAATGTTCACATTACGGGAATTCAATTTGAAACGACAAACGAAGACTAA